A DNA window from Zingiber officinale cultivar Zhangliang chromosome 3A, Zo_v1.1, whole genome shotgun sequence contains the following coding sequences:
- the LOC122052657 gene encoding uncharacterized protein LOC122052657 isoform X1, giving the protein MSLENEDPLLERSSDTRKTKVCYTRDELLSFSKLCNELPNGFDASVLSSELDEASYTLNERQRGFGGSSFQSTKRSDYTSPPPNRSEVAVSYSRASSGRWDVRLNNRDGDLQSNRETNTQDIGQRFGTQSRRYSQHAEHDGLLGSGAFPRPSGCEGPSTAKSRAASQFTLNKTSGPYQPPRPYKALPFQRKDDRDSCNDETFGSTNYSSEDRAEEQRRRDSFELMRREQRKALQEKQNNHKHNPNADSITLLENSADKKRIISKTDKADDSSLSEVESPRSSTMHAPLSRPLVPPGFASAADKILPVQSNYIASEASIAGIVDNKHLDSTHTDKEKRQQLDVCFNDSVRKHEIESLSSTASDLQNVNEIRVEAIMNDHDKKKEMFDGTNSFVHDSSVSILEKLLGGSLHIAGTSSTSSTSSSTLGLKKDKEPWTSSVSVSSKFASWFLEEENKPSDDFSSKNLLSLIVNNDKVVSSESIVSHDKVFEHEELDSTDISNATQKFDASPTTTLAIGISEQYHQVDKLDSSPAVLTCEDLEQSILADIKGGPSHQHMMVQGPETRTDENKELKKSDINKHASQHLLSLLQKGTKNEEMTTGTGLDVEFFHQSSLTDKKSSLNCPIPEKNSTETMSSADKTLTLEALFGAAFMNELQSAQAPVSSQRVPDGGTNTNAFPSSAGLPFPNPDASFFSSRSSEYQPNKPGYHSDTVPLGTVGSGEKILDFHLPDEQSLIIDSDALESAISDPIPFANTGKEELFSKMNAERLNNNLLNAIPRSAEDIQNPGSFQSPHDLVNTGAFHHPSQGRASFHTVNNAMPLHALLDHLTNGNQQMNHIRPEQNFHDPQNFLENRVPHNAYHANAPHMDPTSYHLMLQQLSTPGNFPQQLPHPGFPRVMQLPHQINHMQGFVPETNNMHNIALQPQRSNYGSFGMGMPGAFVGGSSISHPDAFQRLLEMEMRAKEKHAHPAAAGHIPSMYGPEFDMSFRYR; this is encoded by the exons ATGAGTTTGGAGAATGAGGATCCGTTACTTGAAAGAAGCTCTGATACTAG GAAAACTAAAGTATGCTATACAAGAGATGAACTTTTATCTTTTAGCAAACTTTGCAACGAATTGCCTAATGGATTTGATGCTTCAGTCTTGAG CAGTGAATTGGATGAAGCATCTTATACTTTAAATGAAAGGCAAAGAGGTTTTGGAGGCTCAAGTTTTCAGAGCACGAAGCGCAGCGATTATACATCTCCACCACCAAACAGGTCAGAAGTTGCAGTCAGTTATTCTCGTGCAAGCTCTGGAAGGTGGGATGTACGATTAAATAATAGAGATGGAGACCTCCAATCTAATCGTGAAACAAATACACAAG ATATTGGACAACGATTTGGAACACAATCAAGACGTTACTCTCAGCATGCTGAGCATGATGGACTTTTGGGAAGTGGTGCTTTTCCAAGACCTTCAGGTTGTGAAGGACCATCAACAGCAAAATCTAGGGCAGCTAGTCAATTTACACTCAATAAGACTTCTGGACCCTATCAGCCTCCACGACCTTATaag GCTTTGCCTTTTCAGCGAAAGGATGATAGAGATTCATGTAATGATGAAACATTTGGGTCAACTAATTATTCAAGTGAGGACAGAGCTGAAGAACAAAGGAGAAGAG ATTCCTTTGAGCTAATGAGAAGAGAACAACGGAAAGCACTGCAAGAAAAGCAAAATAATCATAAACATAATCCTAATGCTGATAGTATTACATTGCTTGAGAATTCAGCTGATAAGAAAAGAATAATCAGCAAAACTGACAAAGCAGATGACTCTTCACTATCTGAAGTTGAATCTCCTAGATCTTCTACTATGCATGCACCTCTATCTCGGCCACTTGTACCACCTGGGTTTGCTAGTGCAGCGGACAAAATCCTTCCTGTTCAATCTAATTACATTGCATCTGAG GCTAGTATTGCTGGTATTGTTGACAACAAACATCTTGATAGCACCCATACTGATAAGGAAAAGAGACAACAATTAGATGTCTGCTTCAATGACAGCGTTagaaaacatgaaattgaaagcCTCTCATCTACAGCATCTGATCTTCAAAATGTCAATGAAATTCGGGTAGAGGCCATAATGAATGATCATGACAAGAAAAAAGAGATGTTTGATGGTACAAATTCATTTGTACACGACAGTTCTGTCTCCATTCTGGAAAAGTTGCTCGGTGGTTCTTTACATATTGCTGGTACCTCATCCACTTCCTCTACTTCCTCTTCG ACTCTCGGGCTTAAAAAGGACAAAGAACCATGGACTTCTTCAGTTTCTGTATCTTCTAAGTTTGCTAGTTGGTTTCTTGAAGAAG AAAATAAACCTTCAGATGATTTCTCATCAAAGAATCTCCTTTCGTTGATTGTGAATAATGATAAAGTTGTCTCATCTGAATCTATAGTTTCTCATGATAAAGTATTTGAACATGAGGAACTGGACAGTACTGATATTAGTAATGCTACACAGAAATTTGATGCGTCTCCTACAACTACTTTGGCAATTGGGATCTCTGAACAATATCATCAAGTTGATAAGTTAGATTCAAGTCCTGCTGTTCTTACATGTGAGGACCTTGAGCAGTCAATCTTGGCTGACATCAAAGGGGGGCCAAGTCACCAGCATATGATGGTACAGGGACCTGAGACAAGAACAGACGAAAATAAGGAACTCAAGAAATCTGATATCAACAAGCATGCATCACAACATCTTCTTTCTTTGTTACAAAAAGGAACAAAAAATGAGGAGATGACAACTGGAACTGGTCTGGATGTTGAGTTCTTTCATCAATCATCTTTAACTGATAAAAAAAGTTCTTTGAATTGTCCAATTCCTGAGAAGAACTCCACTGAGACAATGTCCAGTGCAGATAAGACCTTGACTCTCGAAGCATTATTTGGGGCTGCATTTATGAATGAGCTTCAATCGGCTCAAGCTCCTGTTTCTTCACAGAGAGTGCCAGATGGTGGAACCAACACTAATGCCTTTCCATCATCGGCTGGATTGCCTTTTCCAAACCCTGATGCTAGTTTCTTTTCTTCTAGGTCCAGTGAATATCAACCAAACAAGCCTGGTTATCACAGTGACACAGTACCTCTGGGCACTGTTGGTTCCGGagagaaaatacttgattttcaCTTGCCAGATGAGCAGAGTTTGATCATTGATAGTGATGCTCTGGAATCGGCAATCTCAGATCCTATACCCTTTGCTAATACAGGTAAAGAGGAGCTGTTTTCCAAAATGAACGCCGAGCGTCTTAATAATAATTTGCTTAATGCCATTCCAAGAAGTGCAGAAGACATTCAAAACCCTGGTTCTTTTCAGAGCCCCCATGACTTGGTAAATACTGGTGCTTTTCATCATCCTTCACAGGGAAGGGCATCATTTCATACTGTCAACAATGCAATGCCTCTACACGCATTGTTGGATCATCTCACTAATGGGAATCAACAAATGAACCATATTAGGCCTGAACAAAATTTTCATGACCCTCAAAATTTTCTTGAAAATCGTGTTCCTCATAATGCTTACCATGCTAATGCACCTCACATGGATCCTACTTCCTATCACTTGATGTTACAGCAGTTGTCAACTCCAGGAAACTTCCCGCAGCAATTGCCCCATCCAGGCTTTCCAAGAGTTATGCAATTACCTCATCAGATAAATCACATGCAAGGGTTTGTACCAGAAACAAATAATATGCATAACATTGCATTACAGCCTCAGCGGTCTAACTATGGTAGCTTTGGAATGGGAATGCCAG GAGCGTTTGTTGGTGGCAGCAGCATCAGTCATCCAGATGCATTTCAAAGACTGTTGGAGATGGAGATGAGAGCCAAGGAAAAGCATGCCCACCCTGCAGCTGCTGGTCACATTCCCAGTATGTATGGTCCGGAATTTGACATGAGCTTCCGGTACCGATGA
- the LOC122052657 gene encoding uncharacterized protein LOC122052657 isoform X2, translated as MSLENEDPLLERSSDTRKTKVCYTRDELLSFSKLCNELPNGFDASVLSELDEASYTLNERQRGFGGSSFQSTKRSDYTSPPPNRSEVAVSYSRASSGRWDVRLNNRDGDLQSNRETNTQDIGQRFGTQSRRYSQHAEHDGLLGSGAFPRPSGCEGPSTAKSRAASQFTLNKTSGPYQPPRPYKALPFQRKDDRDSCNDETFGSTNYSSEDRAEEQRRRDSFELMRREQRKALQEKQNNHKHNPNADSITLLENSADKKRIISKTDKADDSSLSEVESPRSSTMHAPLSRPLVPPGFASAADKILPVQSNYIASEASIAGIVDNKHLDSTHTDKEKRQQLDVCFNDSVRKHEIESLSSTASDLQNVNEIRVEAIMNDHDKKKEMFDGTNSFVHDSSVSILEKLLGGSLHIAGTSSTSSTSSSTLGLKKDKEPWTSSVSVSSKFASWFLEEENKPSDDFSSKNLLSLIVNNDKVVSSESIVSHDKVFEHEELDSTDISNATQKFDASPTTTLAIGISEQYHQVDKLDSSPAVLTCEDLEQSILADIKGGPSHQHMMVQGPETRTDENKELKKSDINKHASQHLLSLLQKGTKNEEMTTGTGLDVEFFHQSSLTDKKSSLNCPIPEKNSTETMSSADKTLTLEALFGAAFMNELQSAQAPVSSQRVPDGGTNTNAFPSSAGLPFPNPDASFFSSRSSEYQPNKPGYHSDTVPLGTVGSGEKILDFHLPDEQSLIIDSDALESAISDPIPFANTGKEELFSKMNAERLNNNLLNAIPRSAEDIQNPGSFQSPHDLVNTGAFHHPSQGRASFHTVNNAMPLHALLDHLTNGNQQMNHIRPEQNFHDPQNFLENRVPHNAYHANAPHMDPTSYHLMLQQLSTPGNFPQQLPHPGFPRVMQLPHQINHMQGFVPETNNMHNIALQPQRSNYGSFGMGMPGAFVGGSSISHPDAFQRLLEMEMRAKEKHAHPAAAGHIPSMYGPEFDMSFRYR; from the exons ATGAGTTTGGAGAATGAGGATCCGTTACTTGAAAGAAGCTCTGATACTAG GAAAACTAAAGTATGCTATACAAGAGATGAACTTTTATCTTTTAGCAAACTTTGCAACGAATTGCCTAATGGATTTGATGCTTCAGTCTTGAG TGAATTGGATGAAGCATCTTATACTTTAAATGAAAGGCAAAGAGGTTTTGGAGGCTCAAGTTTTCAGAGCACGAAGCGCAGCGATTATACATCTCCACCACCAAACAGGTCAGAAGTTGCAGTCAGTTATTCTCGTGCAAGCTCTGGAAGGTGGGATGTACGATTAAATAATAGAGATGGAGACCTCCAATCTAATCGTGAAACAAATACACAAG ATATTGGACAACGATTTGGAACACAATCAAGACGTTACTCTCAGCATGCTGAGCATGATGGACTTTTGGGAAGTGGTGCTTTTCCAAGACCTTCAGGTTGTGAAGGACCATCAACAGCAAAATCTAGGGCAGCTAGTCAATTTACACTCAATAAGACTTCTGGACCCTATCAGCCTCCACGACCTTATaag GCTTTGCCTTTTCAGCGAAAGGATGATAGAGATTCATGTAATGATGAAACATTTGGGTCAACTAATTATTCAAGTGAGGACAGAGCTGAAGAACAAAGGAGAAGAG ATTCCTTTGAGCTAATGAGAAGAGAACAACGGAAAGCACTGCAAGAAAAGCAAAATAATCATAAACATAATCCTAATGCTGATAGTATTACATTGCTTGAGAATTCAGCTGATAAGAAAAGAATAATCAGCAAAACTGACAAAGCAGATGACTCTTCACTATCTGAAGTTGAATCTCCTAGATCTTCTACTATGCATGCACCTCTATCTCGGCCACTTGTACCACCTGGGTTTGCTAGTGCAGCGGACAAAATCCTTCCTGTTCAATCTAATTACATTGCATCTGAG GCTAGTATTGCTGGTATTGTTGACAACAAACATCTTGATAGCACCCATACTGATAAGGAAAAGAGACAACAATTAGATGTCTGCTTCAATGACAGCGTTagaaaacatgaaattgaaagcCTCTCATCTACAGCATCTGATCTTCAAAATGTCAATGAAATTCGGGTAGAGGCCATAATGAATGATCATGACAAGAAAAAAGAGATGTTTGATGGTACAAATTCATTTGTACACGACAGTTCTGTCTCCATTCTGGAAAAGTTGCTCGGTGGTTCTTTACATATTGCTGGTACCTCATCCACTTCCTCTACTTCCTCTTCG ACTCTCGGGCTTAAAAAGGACAAAGAACCATGGACTTCTTCAGTTTCTGTATCTTCTAAGTTTGCTAGTTGGTTTCTTGAAGAAG AAAATAAACCTTCAGATGATTTCTCATCAAAGAATCTCCTTTCGTTGATTGTGAATAATGATAAAGTTGTCTCATCTGAATCTATAGTTTCTCATGATAAAGTATTTGAACATGAGGAACTGGACAGTACTGATATTAGTAATGCTACACAGAAATTTGATGCGTCTCCTACAACTACTTTGGCAATTGGGATCTCTGAACAATATCATCAAGTTGATAAGTTAGATTCAAGTCCTGCTGTTCTTACATGTGAGGACCTTGAGCAGTCAATCTTGGCTGACATCAAAGGGGGGCCAAGTCACCAGCATATGATGGTACAGGGACCTGAGACAAGAACAGACGAAAATAAGGAACTCAAGAAATCTGATATCAACAAGCATGCATCACAACATCTTCTTTCTTTGTTACAAAAAGGAACAAAAAATGAGGAGATGACAACTGGAACTGGTCTGGATGTTGAGTTCTTTCATCAATCATCTTTAACTGATAAAAAAAGTTCTTTGAATTGTCCAATTCCTGAGAAGAACTCCACTGAGACAATGTCCAGTGCAGATAAGACCTTGACTCTCGAAGCATTATTTGGGGCTGCATTTATGAATGAGCTTCAATCGGCTCAAGCTCCTGTTTCTTCACAGAGAGTGCCAGATGGTGGAACCAACACTAATGCCTTTCCATCATCGGCTGGATTGCCTTTTCCAAACCCTGATGCTAGTTTCTTTTCTTCTAGGTCCAGTGAATATCAACCAAACAAGCCTGGTTATCACAGTGACACAGTACCTCTGGGCACTGTTGGTTCCGGagagaaaatacttgattttcaCTTGCCAGATGAGCAGAGTTTGATCATTGATAGTGATGCTCTGGAATCGGCAATCTCAGATCCTATACCCTTTGCTAATACAGGTAAAGAGGAGCTGTTTTCCAAAATGAACGCCGAGCGTCTTAATAATAATTTGCTTAATGCCATTCCAAGAAGTGCAGAAGACATTCAAAACCCTGGTTCTTTTCAGAGCCCCCATGACTTGGTAAATACTGGTGCTTTTCATCATCCTTCACAGGGAAGGGCATCATTTCATACTGTCAACAATGCAATGCCTCTACACGCATTGTTGGATCATCTCACTAATGGGAATCAACAAATGAACCATATTAGGCCTGAACAAAATTTTCATGACCCTCAAAATTTTCTTGAAAATCGTGTTCCTCATAATGCTTACCATGCTAATGCACCTCACATGGATCCTACTTCCTATCACTTGATGTTACAGCAGTTGTCAACTCCAGGAAACTTCCCGCAGCAATTGCCCCATCCAGGCTTTCCAAGAGTTATGCAATTACCTCATCAGATAAATCACATGCAAGGGTTTGTACCAGAAACAAATAATATGCATAACATTGCATTACAGCCTCAGCGGTCTAACTATGGTAGCTTTGGAATGGGAATGCCAG GAGCGTTTGTTGGTGGCAGCAGCATCAGTCATCCAGATGCATTTCAAAGACTGTTGGAGATGGAGATGAGAGCCAAGGAAAAGCATGCCCACCCTGCAGCTGCTGGTCACATTCCCAGTATGTATGGTCCGGAATTTGACATGAGCTTCCGGTACCGATGA